From Pseudomonas sp. FP2335, the proteins below share one genomic window:
- the tagF gene encoding type VI secretion system-associated protein TagF — translation MTTLGFYGKLASRGDFVSRALPQSFVGPWDSWLAAGLLASQNSLGADWLNVYLVSPLWRFVLAPGVCGPDAAAGVVMPSIDRVGRYFPLAVVALLDHDTNPASLVGGPDTWFEQAEELLLSTLDSGASFESFNAGLDQLGVPTLELRAVDSRFAGLQRVSATEPHSRMTALAEQACEGASLWWGRGSQRISPGLLRCQGLPAAGDFAQFLLGQEGVV, via the coding sequence ATGACGACGCTGGGTTTCTACGGCAAATTGGCCAGCCGTGGCGACTTTGTCAGCCGCGCCTTGCCCCAGAGCTTTGTCGGCCCGTGGGACAGCTGGCTGGCGGCCGGTTTGCTCGCCAGTCAGAACAGCCTCGGCGCCGATTGGCTCAACGTGTATCTGGTCAGCCCGCTGTGGCGCTTCGTCCTGGCGCCGGGTGTGTGCGGGCCGGACGCAGCGGCAGGGGTGGTGATGCCGAGCATTGATCGGGTCGGGCGCTATTTCCCGTTGGCGGTGGTTGCGCTGCTGGATCACGACACCAATCCGGCGTCCCTGGTGGGCGGGCCGGACACTTGGTTCGAGCAGGCCGAAGAGCTGCTGCTGAGCACACTGGACAGCGGTGCAAGCTTTGAAAGCTTCAACGCTGGCCTCGACCAACTGGGCGTCCCGACCCTTGAGCTGCGTGCGGTAGACAGCCGCTTCGCCGGCCTGCAACGGGTGTCCGCCACTGAGCCCCATAGCCGCATGACCGCGCTCGCCGAACAGGCCTGCGAAGGTGCGAGCCTGTGGTGGGGCCGAGGTTCGCAACGTATTTCACCCGGTTTATTGCGGTGTCAGGGCCTGCCTGCCGCCGGCGATTTTGCGCAGTTTTTGCTCGGACAAGAAGGTGTGGTGTAG
- a CDS encoding ABC transporter permease gives MRIGLVASLAWQDYRNDAWLSACSVLALVAVIAPLLVLFGLKFGLVSSLTERLETDPATREIIPLGGGRFSSAFIEQLGERSEVAFAIPRTRQIAATVQVGSLALEMLPSASGDPLLAGLPVPRGLDQVVLSHTAAEKLAARPGDWLETSFARQVAGRVEALRTRVQVLAVLPLEAFARDGLFADLGLLEAAEDYRDGRAVPALGWAGEAVGVSEQRVYPAFRLYARNLTDVEPLRVYFAGQNLLVSTQAQTIAQVQSLSRNLSIVFWVICGLALAGAFAAIFAGALAAVARKRRELSVLRLLGFSTGGLLVFVVVQALYSAGFAAVLSAGLYGLAEAGLNELFVQVPGEYASHLLARHYGLALVAVLGVSAVAAACGGWRVARIQASEGIRDV, from the coding sequence ATGCGCATCGGCTTGGTGGCGTCGCTGGCCTGGCAGGATTACCGCAACGATGCGTGGCTGTCGGCCTGTTCGGTGCTGGCGTTGGTCGCGGTTATCGCGCCGTTGCTGGTGTTATTCGGCCTGAAATTTGGACTGGTTAGCAGTTTGACCGAACGTTTGGAGACCGACCCCGCTACCCGTGAAATTATTCCGCTGGGCGGTGGTCGATTCAGCAGTGCGTTTATCGAGCAACTGGGCGAGCGCAGTGAGGTAGCCTTCGCCATCCCGCGTACGCGGCAGATTGCAGCGACGGTGCAGGTGGGCAGCCTGGCGTTGGAAATGCTGCCGAGCGCCTCGGGTGATCCGCTGCTGGCCGGCTTGCCGGTGCCCCGCGGCCTGGACCAGGTCGTGCTGAGCCACACCGCTGCCGAAAAGCTTGCGGCGCGGCCTGGCGATTGGCTGGAAACCAGCTTTGCGCGGCAGGTGGCCGGGCGTGTCGAAGCCCTGCGCACACGCGTACAGGTGCTGGCGGTGTTGCCGCTGGAGGCCTTTGCCCGTGACGGTTTGTTTGCCGACCTGGGTTTGCTGGAAGCGGCGGAAGACTACCGTGATGGCCGCGCAGTGCCGGCGTTGGGGTGGGCCGGTGAAGCGGTGGGTGTGAGTGAGCAGCGTGTGTACCCGGCATTCCGCCTGTACGCCCGCAACCTCACCGATGTGGAACCGCTGCGCGTGTACTTCGCCGGGCAGAACCTGTTGGTGTCGACCCAGGCGCAGACCATCGCCCAGGTGCAGTCGTTGAGCCGCAACCTGTCTATCGTGTTCTGGGTGATCTGCGGGTTGGCGTTGGCAGGGGCGTTTGCGGCGATCTTCGCCGGGGCCTTGGCCGCCGTGGCGCGCAAGCGCCGGGAGTTGTCGGTGTTGCGCCTGCTGGGGTTTTCCACGGGTGGGCTGCTGGTGTTCGTGGTGGTGCAGGCGCTATACAGCGCGGGTTTTGCCGCCGTACTCAGTGCCGGTCTGTATGGCCTGGCCGAGGCGGGTTTGAATGAATTATTCGTGCAGGTGCCGGGCGAGTACGCCAGCCACCTGCTGGCGCGCCATTACGGCCTGGCCCTGGTTGCAGTCCTCGGCGTCAGCGCCGTGGCGGCGGCTTGTGGTGGTTGGCGAGTGGCGCGTATCCAGGCTTCTGAAGGAATCAGAGATGTATAA
- a CDS encoding PP2C family serine/threonine-protein phosphatase: protein MGATYKSASKSHVGMVRQVNEDACLDLPENRLWVVADGMGGHAAGDYVSSLIVDSLRSVAPGRSLEEYSAALRNDLVRINAAVREETVNRGVTLMGSTVVLLAARGLRGVCVWAGDSRLYRLRDGVLERISRDHSYVQDLQDSGLLSEADARVHPRANIVTRAIGVEAQLELAVVDLLIAPGDSYLLCSDGLNKTVEDHEIREVLSHDAPDEIVRSLVHLGLNRGAPDNITTIVVKVSA, encoded by the coding sequence ATGGGGGCGACGTACAAATCCGCGAGCAAAAGCCATGTGGGCATGGTGCGCCAAGTCAACGAAGACGCCTGTCTGGATCTGCCGGAAAACCGCCTGTGGGTGGTGGCCGACGGTATGGGCGGGCATGCGGCGGGGGACTATGTCAGCAGCCTGATCGTCGACAGCCTGCGCAGTGTGGCGCCGGGCCGTTCCCTTGAGGAGTATTCGGCGGCGCTGCGCAACGACCTGGTACGCATCAACGCCGCTGTGCGCGAAGAAACCGTCAACCGTGGCGTGACCTTGATGGGCAGCACTGTGGTGTTGCTCGCCGCACGCGGTTTGCGCGGCGTGTGCGTGTGGGCCGGCGACAGCCGCTTGTACCGCCTGCGTGACGGCGTGCTGGAGCGCATTTCCCGCGACCACAGCTACGTGCAAGACCTGCAAGACAGCGGCCTGCTCAGCGAAGCCGACGCCCGCGTGCACCCGCGCGCAAACATTGTCACCCGCGCCATCGGCGTGGAAGCGCAGCTGGAACTGGCGGTGGTCGACCTGCTGATCGCCCCCGGCGACAGCTACCTGCTGTGCAGCGACGGCCTCAACAAGACCGTCGAAGACCACGAAATTCGCGAAGTCCTCAGCCACGACGCGCCGGACGAAATCGTCCGCAGCCTGGTGCACCTGGGTCTCAACCGGGGCGCGCCGGACAACATCACCACCATCGTCGTGAAGGTCTCGGCATGA
- a CDS encoding serine/threonine-protein kinase, translated as MNILIPGYDIDGEIGEGAMASVYLATQRSLERKVALKVMAAALAADPTFCERFLREGKTLARLSHPHTVTIHDIGNVGELYYMAMEYLPNGTLKERIAAGMTPEQGVTLIRQIASALGYAHAQGLVHRDVKPANILFRADGTAVLSDFGIAKSLDDRTQFTQAGFAVGTPSYMSPEQARGQEIDGRADLYALGVVLYEILVGKLPYSGTDALSTALAHLTEPLPELPVHHGRYQDVLRKLLAKDPAERFPDAAALLRALDNLPADSPEATLVRPLPIPMSFDLGGITPESIEIPTEKPQPVRQPVVPPTQHSEQRRGPVLALAAVAVAVALAMGGASYWWLSGSDEPVAKPPAAEVPKVTPPPPAVAEVDGGQRPLLMAGKKTLFQRVLSKPGAKLSTDAGGAPGKALPAFSVLYVYQRKDVDGSPWVRVGAATDGRSDGWLPAAQVSDWKQSLVLKFTERSGRAPVMFLRQSGEVEKLLADPSAAKGVLAKAQKNSEDNSQILALEPAASAVPQNQFYLLPIFDSKESFDENGQPVQLLNVASIDPGSSAVAKPATPVISANADAFRTAVVLVVDTTVSMQPYIDQIRDVVHELQTRIAERGELDSVSFGMVGFRSSVKKTPGLEYVAKTLISLDQGRDPQRFLDLARQVKASTVSSHSFNEDAFAGVMQAVDGMDWSGYGGRIILLVTDAGALRKNDPFAATQMNEAEVRQAALGKQIKIYALHLRTDVGKKTHAGAESQYRILTADANPQIGDLYTPVPGGDVRKLGERVDEIGTVFANLVHQVRSNTPQPVPLLSSAPSLADKSAAVGYAMHMDFLGRKTASQAPQLVSAWTADRDLTNPALPAFQVCVMLTKLQLNDLQQSLKLIVDAARKTQTSPKDFFQEIASASAYMSRDPQALRKGGNLADGGILGEYLEGLPYRSKSLNMTQDLWLSLSVAEQEDFIDELDSKIRLYETFHNDLANWVRFGDAEPGDALYRVPLSTLP; from the coding sequence ATGAATATCCTGATCCCCGGCTACGACATCGACGGCGAAATCGGCGAAGGCGCCATGGCCAGCGTGTACCTGGCGACCCAACGTTCGCTGGAGCGCAAGGTGGCGTTGAAGGTGATGGCGGCGGCGCTGGCGGCCGACCCGACCTTCTGCGAGCGATTCCTGCGCGAGGGCAAGACCCTGGCGCGCCTGTCGCATCCGCACACGGTGACCATCCATGACATCGGCAACGTCGGTGAGCTGTATTACATGGCCATGGAATACCTGCCCAACGGCACGCTCAAGGAGCGCATCGCCGCCGGCATGACGCCGGAGCAGGGGGTGACGCTGATCCGCCAGATCGCCTCGGCGCTGGGCTATGCCCACGCCCAGGGCCTGGTGCACCGCGACGTGAAGCCGGCGAACATTCTGTTTCGCGCCGACGGCACGGCGGTATTGTCGGATTTTGGCATCGCCAAATCCCTGGACGACCGCACCCAGTTCACCCAGGCCGGTTTTGCCGTGGGCACACCGAGCTACATGAGCCCGGAACAGGCGCGGGGCCAGGAGATCGATGGCCGCGCCGACCTGTATGCGCTGGGCGTGGTGTTGTATGAAATCCTCGTCGGCAAGCTGCCCTACAGCGGCACCGACGCGCTGTCGACGGCGCTGGCGCACCTGACCGAACCGTTGCCGGAATTGCCGGTGCATCACGGCCGTTATCAGGACGTGCTGCGCAAACTGTTGGCCAAGGACCCGGCTGAGCGTTTCCCGGATGCGGCGGCGCTGTTGCGGGCCTTGGACAACCTGCCGGCGGACTCCCCGGAAGCCACGCTGGTGCGGCCGTTGCCGATCCCGATGAGTTTTGACCTGGGGGGCATCACCCCAGAGTCGATCGAAATCCCCACCGAGAAACCCCAGCCGGTGCGCCAACCCGTGGTGCCACCGACCCAGCACAGCGAGCAGCGCCGTGGGCCGGTGTTGGCGCTGGCGGCAGTGGCAGTGGCGGTTGCACTGGCGATGGGTGGCGCGAGTTACTGGTGGTTGAGCGGCAGCGACGAGCCGGTGGCCAAGCCACCTGCCGCCGAGGTACCGAAAGTCACGCCACCGCCGCCAGCGGTCGCCGAAGTCGATGGTGGCCAGCGCCCGCTGTTGATGGCGGGCAAGAAGACCCTGTTCCAGCGCGTGCTCAGCAAGCCGGGCGCGAAACTCTCAACGGATGCCGGCGGCGCGCCAGGCAAGGCCCTGCCGGCGTTCTCCGTGCTCTACGTCTACCAGCGCAAAGACGTCGATGGCAGCCCGTGGGTACGTGTCGGCGCGGCCACCGATGGGCGCAGCGACGGCTGGTTGCCGGCGGCACAGGTCAGCGACTGGAAACAAAGCCTGGTGCTGAAATTTACCGAGCGCTCGGGCCGGGCACCGGTGATGTTCCTGCGCCAATCCGGCGAAGTGGAAAAACTGCTGGCTGATCCTTCCGCAGCCAAAGGCGTGCTGGCCAAGGCGCAGAAAAACAGCGAAGACAACAGTCAGATCCTGGCGTTGGAGCCCGCAGCCAGTGCAGTGCCGCAGAACCAGTTCTACCTGTTGCCGATCTTCGACTCCAAAGAGAGCTTCGACGAAAACGGCCAGCCGGTGCAGTTGCTGAATGTGGCGTCCATCGATCCCGGCAGCAGCGCGGTGGCAAAACCCGCAACGCCAGTGATCAGCGCCAACGCCGACGCCTTTCGCACCGCCGTGGTGTTGGTGGTCGACACCACGGTGTCGATGCAGCCCTACATCGACCAGATCCGCGACGTGGTGCACGAGCTGCAAACCCGCATCGCCGAGCGTGGCGAGTTGGACAGCGTCAGCTTTGGCATGGTGGGTTTCCGCAGCAGCGTGAAGAAGACGCCGGGCCTGGAATACGTGGCCAAGACCCTGATCAGCCTGGATCAAGGCCGCGACCCGCAGCGCTTCCTCGACTTGGCGCGGCAGGTCAAGGCGTCCACGGTGTCCAGCCATTCCTTCAACGAAGACGCGTTCGCCGGGGTGATGCAGGCGGTGGACGGCATGGACTGGTCCGGCTATGGCGGGCGCATCATCCTGCTGGTCACCGACGCCGGTGCGCTGCGCAAGAACGACCCGTTCGCCGCCACCCAGATGAACGAAGCCGAAGTGCGCCAGGCCGCGCTGGGCAAGCAGATCAAGATCTACGCCCTGCACCTGCGCACCGACGTTGGCAAGAAAACCCACGCCGGTGCCGAGAGCCAGTACCGCATCCTCACCGCCGACGCCAACCCGCAGATCGGCGACCTGTACACGCCGGTGCCCGGTGGCGATGTGCGCAAGCTCGGTGAGCGTGTGGATGAGATCGGCACGGTGTTCGCCAACCTCGTGCACCAGGTGCGCAGCAACACGCCCCAGCCGGTGCCGTTGCTGAGCAGCGCGCCGAGCCTGGCGGACAAATCCGCCGCCGTCGGCTACGCCATGCACATGGATTTCCTCGGGCGCAAAACCGCGAGCCAGGCACCGCAACTGGTCAGCGCCTGGACCGCCGACCGCGACCTGACCAACCCGGCGCTGCCGGCGTTCCAGGTGTGCGTGATGCTGACCAAGTTGCAGCTCAACGACTTGCAGCAGTCGCTGAAACTGATCGTCGATGCGGCGCGCAAGACCCAGACCTCGCCGAAGGATTTCTTCCAGGAAATCGCCAGCGCCTCGGCCTACATGAGCCGCGACCCGCAAGCCCTGCGCAAGGGCGGCAACCTGGCCGACGGCGGCATTCTCGGCGAATACCTGGAGGGCCTGCCGTACCGCAGCAAGTCGCTGAACATGACCCAGGATTTGTGGTTGTCGTTGAGCGTGGCCGAGCAGGAAGATTTTATCGACGAGCTGGATTCGAAAATCCGCCTCTACGAAACCTTCCACAACGACCTGGCCAACTGGGTCCGTTTCGGTGATGCCGAGCCGGGCGACGCGTTGTACCGCGTGCCGTTGTCGACGTTGCCGTGA
- a CDS encoding SUMF1/EgtB/PvdO family nonheme iron enzyme, which produces MYKLLGACVALTLASMAWADEASDKLDNPKPLEGDVSLPLPCEGNMVFRYAYVLAQGTLDDREISLGYPFAEGEAGYQQSFISGYRRDFINGQFTLKDLPKDWNKVIAPLMPKTDAKTPLKPMLYFIGKYEVTARQYAQVMSQAQSLASGEPAPACDAPTGMAGRLPKVKLSRFEAERFSAVYSAWLMKYHRDLLPVSGRGSSAEDGGVGFVRLPTEVEWEFAARGGQAVSRQDLEGRLFPRRAEGSDSDGPLGDYAVFNQVAGGTGQAARLMPIGTKLPNPIGMFDVIGNAAEMVQESFQLVHAGRRQGTYGGFVVKGGNYLEGEGTLFTGMRREYPLFGADGTEQSNETTGFRVAIGALSAPRSRYKELFAQWQKEGRLASLTDAIDDAQDPTKRLDSIIAASVDPKLQAELGLVNEELKRNVSLIAQQREEAAGNLIQSAALVAETIANYNIRLANLQKSRQQALDKKDEASAQLFDMAIANGRSALDGAVAIYIDNLATGTRYTDAVIQAQFQRIKEELDRKPVLGKSLVTRATLFVRHVGNYRKQQRADPATILKELLAASGQR; this is translated from the coding sequence ATGTATAAGTTACTGGGCGCCTGTGTGGCGCTGACCCTGGCCTCGATGGCCTGGGCCGATGAGGCGAGTGACAAGCTCGACAACCCCAAGCCCTTGGAAGGGGATGTCAGCTTGCCGCTGCCCTGCGAAGGCAACATGGTGTTCCGCTACGCCTACGTGTTGGCCCAGGGCACCCTGGATGACCGCGAGATCAGCCTCGGCTACCCCTTTGCCGAAGGCGAGGCGGGTTACCAGCAATCGTTTATTTCCGGTTACCGCCGCGACTTCATCAACGGCCAGTTCACCCTCAAGGACTTGCCCAAAGACTGGAACAAAGTCATCGCGCCCTTGATGCCGAAGACCGACGCCAAGACCCCGCTCAAGCCCATGCTGTACTTCATCGGCAAGTACGAAGTGACTGCGCGCCAGTACGCCCAGGTCATGTCCCAGGCGCAGTCCCTGGCCAGTGGCGAGCCTGCGCCGGCGTGCGATGCGCCGACCGGGATGGCCGGGCGTTTGCCCAAGGTGAAATTGTCGCGCTTTGAGGCCGAACGCTTTTCGGCGGTGTACAGCGCGTGGCTGATGAAGTACCACCGCGACCTGCTGCCGGTGAGCGGGCGTGGTTCGTCGGCAGAGGATGGCGGCGTCGGTTTTGTGCGGCTGCCTACCGAAGTCGAGTGGGAGTTCGCTGCACGCGGTGGCCAGGCGGTGAGCCGTCAGGACCTGGAAGGGCGCCTGTTCCCGCGCCGCGCCGAAGGCAGCGACAGCGACGGCCCGCTGGGCGACTACGCAGTGTTCAACCAGGTCGCTGGCGGCACCGGCCAGGCTGCACGCCTGATGCCCATCGGCACCAAGCTGCCCAATCCCATTGGGATGTTCGACGTGATCGGCAACGCCGCCGAGATGGTCCAGGAATCCTTCCAACTGGTGCACGCCGGACGTCGCCAGGGCACCTACGGTGGCTTTGTGGTCAAGGGCGGCAACTACCTGGAAGGTGAGGGCACGCTGTTCACCGGCATGCGCCGTGAATACCCGCTGTTTGGCGCCGATGGCACCGAGCAGAGCAACGAGACCACCGGTTTCCGCGTGGCGATCGGCGCGCTGTCGGCACCGCGTTCGCGCTACAAGGAGCTGTTCGCCCAGTGGCAGAAAGAGGGCCGCCTGGCCTCGCTGACCGACGCCATCGACGACGCCCAGGACCCGACCAAGCGCCTGGACAGCATCATCGCCGCCAGCGTCGACCCCAAGCTGCAAGCCGAGCTGGGGCTGGTCAACGAGGAGCTCAAGCGCAACGTCTCGCTGATCGCCCAGCAACGCGAGGAAGCGGCGGGCAACCTGATTCAATCGGCCGCGCTGGTGGCCGAGACCATCGCCAACTACAACATCCGCCTGGCGAACCTGCAGAAAAGTCGCCAGCAGGCGCTCGACAAAAAGGACGAGGCCAGCGCGCAACTGTTCGACATGGCCATCGCCAATGGCCGCAGTGCCCTCGACGGCGCAGTGGCGATCTATATCGACAACCTGGCCACCGGCACGCGTTATACCGATGCGGTGATCCAGGCGCAGTTTCAACGGATCAAGGAAGAGTTGGATCGCAAGCCGGTGCTCGGCAAGAGCCTGGTGACGCGCGCGACACTGTTCGTTCGCCATGTCGGCAACTACCGCAAGCAACAGCGGGCCGACCCGGCAACGATCTTGAAGGAATTGCTCGCAGCGAGCGGTCAGCGATGA
- a CDS encoding ABC transporter ATP-binding protein: MLNLSAVHKSRGVGSQRYSLVIPALALRAGEQVAIVGPSGCGKSTLLDLLALVLAPDQVGQFEFHQQDIAGLWRADRQSALAALRSQHLGYVLQTGGLLGFLDVRGNIALSRQLLGLKDDGSVTRLAEQLEIGDQLAKKPAALSVGQRQRVSCARALAHAPQLVLADEPTASLDPLNAERVMQALLAQARQHQAACVIATHDEPLARASGLPVRRISCRRDTDGGVTATLGEAC, from the coding sequence ATGCTGAACCTGAGCGCGGTGCACAAGAGCCGGGGCGTCGGCAGCCAGCGCTACAGCCTGGTGATCCCGGCGCTGGCACTGCGTGCCGGCGAGCAAGTGGCGATTGTCGGGCCCAGCGGTTGCGGCAAAAGCACTTTGCTGGACCTGCTGGCGCTGGTATTGGCGCCGGATCAGGTCGGGCAGTTTGAGTTTCATCAGCAGGACATTGCCGGGCTGTGGCGCGCTGATCGGCAATCCGCGTTGGCCGCGCTGCGTAGCCAGCACTTGGGCTATGTGCTGCAAACCGGCGGCCTGCTGGGCTTTCTCGATGTGCGTGGGAATATCGCCTTGTCCCGACAACTGCTGGGCTTGAAGGACGATGGCAGCGTGACGCGCCTGGCCGAGCAATTGGAGATCGGCGACCAGTTGGCCAAGAAGCCGGCGGCGTTGTCGGTAGGCCAGCGCCAGCGCGTCAGCTGTGCCCGCGCCCTGGCCCATGCGCCGCAACTGGTGCTGGCGGACGAACCCACGGCGTCCCTCGACCCCCTGAACGCCGAGCGCGTGATGCAGGCGCTGCTCGCGCAGGCTCGCCAGCACCAGGCGGCCTGTGTGATCGCCACCCATGACGAGCCCCTGGCCCGCGCCAGCGGCTTGCCGGTGCGGCGCATCAGTTGCCGTCGCGACACCGACGGCGGCGTCACCGCGACCCTCGGGGAGGCGTGCTGA